From a region of the Chitinophaga varians genome:
- a CDS encoding Gfo/Idh/MocA family protein, whose translation MKKKDTVNVILIGCGPHARRIYLPALRNLKQVKLALVVDLESEALTVRNAVADLETELWLIQPFAGELPSALKNKLSAFVAEKQIDGVIIATEPLVHRAYAEWALADELNILMDKPITTRTDVTSNLDHARGILQDYYALLDAYNDLQRKTETVFMINSHRRFHKGFQFVQDQIREVAARTNCPVSFIQAYHSDGQWRLPHEIISQKYHPYCFGYGKASHSGYHIFDTIYRFYKAAALPDKVADEMEVVSSFLKPNGFFTQLNENDYQSVFGEAYKQVNPWSEQQLREICRNFGEMDVSSVIALRKYGEVIANFNVNLIHNGFAGRTWLMPGVDLYKGNGRIKHESYHIQQGPFQNIQVHAYQAYDKHDQNRGPEEQLGGKNHFDIYVFRNPLIADGDIQPKVYRYSDLAGGQAGEDGAAITMERVKFKVVEEFADYLAGRKLKHQVTSQIDDHVVPVKMMSGIYCSYITGQRASYDIEMDAIRPSSQHYCKNGSSGALV comes from the coding sequence ATGAAAAAGAAAGACACCGTTAATGTGATTTTAATTGGGTGTGGTCCGCACGCCAGACGTATTTATCTTCCTGCATTACGTAACCTCAAACAGGTAAAACTGGCTTTGGTGGTTGACCTGGAAAGCGAAGCACTGACCGTACGTAATGCTGTTGCCGATTTGGAAACGGAACTGTGGCTGATCCAGCCTTTTGCAGGTGAGCTGCCTTCTGCATTGAAAAACAAACTTTCCGCATTTGTTGCAGAAAAGCAGATTGACGGGGTCATTATCGCTACAGAGCCGCTGGTGCACAGAGCCTATGCGGAATGGGCTTTAGCTGACGAACTCAATATCCTGATGGACAAGCCCATCACTACAAGAACAGATGTCACCAGCAATTTAGATCATGCCCGTGGAATCCTGCAGGACTATTATGCATTGCTGGACGCGTATAACGATCTTCAAAGGAAAACGGAAACCGTTTTCATGATTAATTCGCATCGTCGTTTTCATAAAGGGTTTCAGTTTGTGCAGGACCAGATCAGGGAAGTGGCAGCGCGGACAAACTGCCCGGTCAGTTTTATTCAGGCATATCATAGTGACGGACAATGGCGGCTGCCCCATGAAATTATCTCGCAGAAGTACCATCCCTACTGCTTTGGCTATGGGAAGGCGTCTCATAGCGGGTATCATATTTTTGACACCATCTACCGGTTTTACAAAGCCGCCGCATTGCCGGACAAAGTAGCGGATGAAATGGAAGTGGTCAGTTCCTTTCTGAAGCCTAATGGTTTTTTTACGCAGTTAAATGAAAATGACTACCAATCTGTTTTCGGAGAAGCGTATAAACAGGTTAATCCATGGTCGGAACAACAACTACGGGAGATATGCAGGAATTTCGGCGAAATGGATGTTTCATCCGTTATTGCCCTGAGAAAATATGGAGAGGTGATCGCGAATTTTAATGTAAACCTGATCCATAATGGATTTGCTGGCAGAACATGGCTGATGCCCGGAGTGGATTTGTACAAGGGCAACGGAAGGATTAAGCATGAAAGTTATCATATCCAGCAGGGCCCGTTTCAAAACATCCAGGTACATGCCTATCAGGCATATGACAAACATGATCAGAACAGGGGGCCGGAAGAGCAGCTGGGTGGAAAAAATCATTTTGATATATACGTGTTTCGCAATCCGCTGATTGCCGATGGGGATATTCAACCGAAGGTCTATAGGTATTCAGATTTGGCCGGAGGCCAGGCTGGTGAAGACGGTGCAGCCATCACCATGGAACGGGTCAAGTTTAAAGTAGTGGAAGAGTTTGCTGATTATCTGGCCGGCAGAAAACTGAAACACCAAGTTACTTCCCAAATAGATGACCATGTTGTTCCTGTGAAGATGATGAGTGGGATTTACTGTTCTTATATTACCGGACAAAGGGCCAGCTACGATATTGAAATGGATGCCATCCGGCCCTCAAGTCAACACTACTGTAAAAATGGTAGCTCCGGTGCTTTGGTGTAA
- a CDS encoding haloalkane dehalogenase — protein sequence MEHKATVQPVFSEKPFAEKKFIDIKGRRMAYIDEGEGDPIVFQHGNPTSSYLWRNIMPYCRGLGRLIACDLIGMGDSEKLPDSGPGRYSYAEQRSFLFALWEELKLDRNVLLVLHDWGSVLGFDWANQHRVRVQGIVHMEALAVPFKWDEFEPKMRDLFRALRSPAGEELVLKNNVFVEKVLPAGIFRQLSEAEMAEYLRPYLNEGEDRRPTLSFPRQIALDGEPKEVAGVVTDYGRWLQQSFVPKLWIHGNPGAVENDSVRKFCSTWPNQTEVSVKGKHFLQEDSPMEIGEAIAAFVKKLR from the coding sequence ATGGAACACAAAGCAACCGTACAGCCTGTTTTCAGCGAAAAGCCTTTCGCGGAGAAAAAATTTATCGACATAAAAGGCCGCCGCATGGCCTACATAGATGAAGGAGAGGGCGACCCCATTGTATTTCAGCATGGCAACCCCACGTCATCTTATCTCTGGCGGAACATCATGCCTTATTGCCGTGGCCTTGGCCGCCTGATTGCCTGTGACCTGATTGGCATGGGTGATTCGGAAAAGCTCCCTGACTCCGGGCCCGGACGGTATTCCTATGCGGAGCAACGCAGTTTTCTTTTTGCCTTGTGGGAGGAATTGAAGCTAGACAGGAACGTGCTGCTGGTACTGCATGACTGGGGCTCTGTATTGGGTTTTGACTGGGCCAACCAGCACCGTGTCCGTGTGCAGGGTATTGTGCATATGGAAGCCCTGGCTGTCCCTTTTAAATGGGATGAATTTGAACCTAAGATGCGGGATTTGTTCCGGGCACTGCGTTCCCCTGCCGGCGAAGAGCTGGTGCTAAAGAACAATGTCTTCGTGGAAAAAGTATTGCCGGCAGGGATTTTCCGGCAGCTCAGCGAGGCCGAGATGGCGGAATACCTGCGTCCTTATCTTAACGAAGGGGAGGACCGCCGCCCCACCTTATCATTTCCGCGGCAGATAGCGTTGGATGGCGAGCCAAAAGAAGTGGCCGGCGTGGTGACGGACTATGGAAGGTGGCTTCAGCAGAGTTTTGTTCCCAAGCTGTGGATTCATGGTAACCCTGGCGCCGTGGAGAATGACAGCGTTCGAAAGTTTTGCAGTACCTGGCCCAATCAGACAGAGGTATCGGTAAAGGGTAAACACTTCCTGCAGGAAGACAGCCCGATGGAAATAGGGGAAGCCATTGCTGCCTTTGTAAAAAAGTTGCGCTAA
- a CDS encoding acyl carrier protein: MKTPIESTIISEISHSIGVPENAISADQTMDDLGMTSILAVQLSSKLQQQFGITDMSGISTSNTVGELVDYVQSKAS, translated from the coding sequence ATGAAAACACCTATTGAATCAACAATCATTAGTGAAATCAGCCATTCCATTGGCGTGCCTGAGAATGCGATCTCTGCTGATCAGACAATGGATGATCTGGGAATGACTTCTATTCTGGCAGTACAGCTGTCATCTAAGCTGCAGCAGCAGTTTGGTATAACAGACATGAGTGGCATCTCTACCAGTAATACCGTCGGCGAGCTTGTGGATTATGTTCAAAGTAAGGCTTCCTAA
- a CDS encoding HAD-IIA family hydrolase gives MKKKGFLIDMDGVIYKGSEPIPGAVEFINGLRDKGLPFLFLTNNSQRTSRDVCYKLNKMGFKVNDTDIFTCAMATARYLASRKENGTAYVIGEGGLLTELHNAGYSIVDDQPDYVIIGEGRTIMLESVDKAINMIMKGSKLIATNLDPNCPMGGGKYRVGCGALVAMLEFATGIKAFSVGKPSPVMMRMARKALQLTTDETVMIGDTMGTDILGAGSMGFTTVLTLTGVTREEDLAHFGYSPDFIIRSIKDLLDEELFMRVMGAPALVTDEY, from the coding sequence ATGAAAAAAAAGGGATTTTTAATCGACATGGATGGCGTAATCTATAAAGGCAGTGAACCTATTCCCGGGGCTGTGGAGTTTATTAATGGACTCCGGGACAAAGGGCTGCCCTTCCTCTTCCTCACCAACAACAGCCAGAGAACCAGCAGGGATGTTTGCTACAAGCTGAATAAAATGGGCTTTAAGGTAAATGATACGGATATTTTCACCTGTGCCATGGCCACAGCCAGATACCTGGCTTCCAGGAAAGAAAACGGTACCGCCTATGTGATTGGTGAGGGTGGCTTGCTGACGGAACTGCATAATGCGGGTTATTCTATTGTAGACGACCAGCCGGATTACGTGATCATTGGCGAAGGCAGAACGATCATGCTGGAGTCAGTAGATAAGGCTATAAATATGATCATGAAGGGCTCCAAGCTCATTGCCACCAACCTGGACCCCAATTGCCCGATGGGAGGGGGGAAATACCGGGTAGGCTGTGGCGCGTTGGTGGCTATGCTTGAATTTGCCACGGGCATCAAAGCTTTCAGCGTAGGAAAACCAAGTCCGGTGATGATGCGTATGGCGAGAAAAGCGCTGCAGCTCACGACAGATGAAACCGTCATGATAGGTGATACTATGGGGACAGACATACTGGGGGCAGGTTCCATGGGTTTCACTACCGTGCTAACATTAACAGGTGTGACCCGGGAGGAAGACCTGGCACATTTTGGCTACTCTCCGGATTTCATTATCCGCTCCATCAAAGACCTGCTGGACGAAGAGCTGTTTATGCGGGTGATGGGAGCACCGGCACTCGTTACAGACGAATATTAA
- a CDS encoding VOC family protein: MNFSSARIITADIKRLVQFYEKVTGTPFTWYTDEFAELRTPLASLAIGSTKTLAFFGGEAVATAATNRSVIIEFRVEDVDSSYEALAEFLNDVVVQQPTTMPWGNRSLLFRDPDGNLINFFTPATSEAKKRFD; the protein is encoded by the coding sequence ATGAATTTTTCTTCTGCCAGGATTATCACCGCAGACATTAAGCGCCTTGTTCAGTTTTATGAAAAGGTGACCGGAACACCCTTCACATGGTATACAGACGAGTTTGCTGAACTGCGTACCCCGCTGGCATCGCTGGCTATTGGCAGCACTAAAACACTGGCATTCTTTGGAGGAGAGGCAGTGGCCACGGCCGCCACTAACCGCTCTGTTATTATTGAGTTCAGGGTGGAAGACGTTGACAGCAGTTATGAAGCACTGGCCGAATTCCTAAACGATGTGGTGGTACAGCAACCAACAACAATGCCTTGGGGAAACCGGTCTTTGTTATTCAGGGACCCGGATGGTAATCTCATTAACTTTTTTACACCGGCAACTTCCGAAGCGAAAAAGAGATTTGATTAA
- a CDS encoding ATP-binding cassette domain-containing protein, with translation MIPEFIEIRGARENNLKNIDLRLPKRKIIIFTGVSGSGKSSIVFDTIATEAQRQLYENFSMFIRSLLPKFPQPDADSIEKLSMAIVVDQKRLGGGSHSTMGTITDISPVLRVLFSRIGKPYVGYANAFSFNDSQGMCPQCGGRGRKLGFDASKFIDRSKSLKEGAIQAPGLATWEKDMYAHSGFFDVDKKLADYSEEEMELLLYSQPRKFKLRLGEGNMNATYMGVIEKFERAYIRRDIKTLSDRTQKMIRPYLQEGPCPACKGARLNETALSCRIKGHNIAELSAMETGELITFLKDIDDAVAAPMVRTLTERLQHLVDMGLEYLTLNRETDTLSGGESQRVKMVKHLSSSLTDVLYIFDEPSVGLHPRDVYRLNVLLQKLRDKGNTVIVVEHDPDVIRIADHIVDVGPHAGTRGGQIMYEGELEGLLHSDTLTGKYLKHSLPLKTTCRSPRGQLPVLNANANNLHNVSVNIPEGVLTVVTGVAGSGKSSLIHHAFLHAYPQAVVIDQSAVGTSSRSNPATYTGSMDLIRKAFATANQVDASLFSFNSKGACENCQGSGVIYTDLAFLEGVKTPCEVCEGKRYKEEVLNYQLNGKSISDVLAMTVREARDFFTAKDICRKLDSMIEVGLEYLTLGQPLSTLSGGECQRIKLASELHKKGSIYVMDEPTTGLHLSDVGRLVQLIDGLVEKGNTVVVIEHNLDVIKQADWIIDMGPKGGHKGGKIIFEGTPEALTARTDSYTGIHLRGSILS, from the coding sequence ATGATACCAGAATTTATTGAAATCCGCGGCGCCAGGGAGAACAACCTGAAAAACATCGACCTTCGCCTTCCCAAAAGAAAGATCATCATCTTTACGGGCGTATCGGGGTCTGGCAAGTCTTCGATCGTTTTTGACACTATCGCAACGGAAGCCCAGCGCCAGTTGTATGAGAATTTCAGCATGTTCATCCGTTCGCTGCTGCCTAAATTTCCACAGCCGGATGCGGACTCCATTGAAAAGCTGAGCATGGCTATCGTAGTAGACCAAAAACGGCTGGGCGGAGGATCTCATTCCACCATGGGTACCATCACGGATATATCACCGGTGCTGCGGGTACTTTTTTCCCGTATCGGGAAACCCTACGTTGGTTATGCCAATGCTTTTTCCTTCAATGATTCCCAGGGCATGTGCCCGCAATGCGGCGGCCGGGGACGCAAGCTGGGCTTCGACGCATCCAAATTCATAGACCGTAGCAAATCACTTAAAGAAGGCGCCATACAGGCGCCCGGACTGGCTACCTGGGAGAAAGACATGTATGCGCACAGCGGCTTTTTCGATGTAGATAAAAAGCTGGCAGATTATTCGGAAGAAGAAATGGAGTTGCTGCTCTACAGCCAGCCCAGGAAGTTTAAACTTCGGCTCGGCGAGGGGAATATGAACGCCACTTATATGGGTGTGATAGAAAAATTCGAACGGGCCTATATCCGCCGTGACATCAAAACACTTTCTGACAGAACGCAGAAAATGATCCGCCCATATCTGCAGGAAGGCCCATGCCCCGCCTGTAAAGGCGCCCGCCTCAATGAGACCGCGCTGTCCTGCAGGATCAAAGGACACAATATCGCCGAATTATCGGCCATGGAAACAGGTGAACTGATTACCTTTTTAAAGGATATTGACGACGCTGTGGCAGCACCGATGGTCCGTACGCTGACAGAACGGCTACAACACCTGGTAGACATGGGGCTTGAATATCTTACGTTGAACAGGGAAACAGATACGCTCTCCGGTGGCGAATCACAAAGGGTGAAGATGGTAAAACATCTCAGCAGCAGCCTCACAGACGTGCTGTACATCTTTGATGAGCCCAGCGTGGGACTGCATCCGAGAGATGTGTACCGGTTGAACGTATTGCTTCAAAAACTCCGCGATAAAGGTAATACAGTGATTGTAGTGGAACACGATCCCGATGTGATCCGTATTGCCGATCACATTGTGGACGTAGGCCCCCATGCAGGTACGCGGGGCGGACAGATCATGTACGAAGGTGAACTGGAAGGTTTATTGCATTCAGATACGCTGACAGGAAAATACCTGAAACACAGCCTGCCGCTGAAGACTACCTGCCGGTCGCCAAGAGGCCAGCTTCCTGTTCTCAATGCCAACGCCAATAATCTTCACAACGTCAGTGTCAATATCCCCGAAGGCGTATTGACGGTGGTAACCGGCGTCGCCGGTTCAGGCAAAAGCTCCCTTATTCATCACGCTTTTCTACATGCCTATCCGCAGGCGGTGGTAATTGACCAATCGGCTGTAGGTACGTCTTCGAGGTCTAATCCAGCGACCTACACCGGCAGCATGGATTTGATCCGGAAAGCGTTTGCCACGGCCAACCAGGTCGACGCCTCCCTCTTCTCCTTCAATTCCAAAGGAGCCTGTGAAAACTGCCAGGGCAGCGGTGTGATCTATACTGATCTTGCTTTCCTGGAAGGTGTGAAAACACCCTGCGAAGTCTGTGAAGGCAAACGTTATAAAGAAGAAGTGCTGAATTACCAGCTCAATGGCAAATCTATCTCGGATGTACTTGCAATGACTGTCCGCGAAGCGCGCGACTTCTTTACTGCCAAAGACATCTGCCGCAAGCTGGACAGTATGATCGAAGTAGGACTGGAATACCTGACGCTCGGCCAGCCGTTAAGTACGCTCTCCGGCGGAGAATGTCAGCGGATCAAACTGGCCAGTGAACTACATAAAAAAGGCAGTATATACGTGATGGATGAACCAACTACCGGCCTGCATCTTTCTGATGTAGGAAGACTGGTCCAGCTAATCGACGGATTGGTGGAAAAAGGTAATACCGTAGTAGTGATTGAACACAACCTCGATGTGATCAAACAGGCCGACTGGATCATCGATATGGGACCGAAAGGTGGACACAAAGGCGGAAAGATCATCTTCGAAGGAACACCGGAAGCGCTGACAGCACGGACAGATTCCTACACCGGCATTCATTTGCGCGGATCGATATTGTCCTGA
- a CDS encoding Crp/Fnr family transcriptional regulator, translating to MYEAVIKNLRRHIEPTREETEIFLSLAVAKTIRRKECLLKEGDVARQQFFVISGCLRTYTIDAGGKEHVLMFAPEDWWCSGDLYSFLSGQQSVNNLEALEPTTLLQIGKDDLDVLFRQAPAFERFFRILFQNAFVFHQNRISANLSQPAEGRYALFTQTYPDLESRIPQKYIASYIGVTPEFFSQMKANMFRKKP from the coding sequence ATGTACGAGGCTGTTATAAAAAACCTGCGTCGGCACATTGAGCCGACCAGGGAGGAAACCGAGATCTTTTTATCGCTGGCAGTGGCTAAAACCATCAGGCGGAAAGAATGTTTGCTGAAAGAAGGAGATGTGGCAAGGCAGCAGTTCTTTGTGATCAGCGGCTGCCTGCGGACCTATACCATTGACGCAGGTGGTAAGGAACATGTTTTAATGTTTGCGCCGGAAGACTGGTGGTGCAGCGGTGACCTGTACAGCTTTTTGTCAGGGCAGCAGAGCGTCAATAACCTCGAAGCGCTGGAACCCACCACGCTGTTACAAATCGGCAAAGATGATCTGGATGTTTTGTTCCGGCAGGCGCCGGCATTCGAACGGTTTTTCAGAATACTGTTTCAGAATGCTTTTGTTTTTCATCAAAACAGGATCAGCGCCAACCTGTCGCAGCCGGCAGAAGGCCGGTACGCATTGTTTACACAGACTTACCCTGACCTGGAAAGCCGGATACCGCAAAAATATATCGCCTCGTATATCGGTGTTACCCCCGAATTCTTTAGCCAGATGAAGGCTAATATGTTCCGGAAAAAACCTTAA